The segment AGCATTTACACTACATACTGATATAACGCCTTTAAACAGTGCATTATGTTCACCATATAGAAAATTCTAATCCTATGAAGAAGTGACCTATTACAGCCGCAGCGTCAGCGTCTATTTATAATGTAGGGGACGGGACATTTCAGGATCAAGAGAGTATTTGATTGGACAGTAtggtttttttttctccctttttgtATTAATGCTTCAACAGATAATACAAAAAGAACAAAGCCAAGGGATCACATACAAATCCATAAAATAATGACCAATAATTTAACTTAAACATTGATGACAAACAAAAACATATACACgttaaaagtaaataaacattGATACAAAGAGAAAATTGGACAGTATTTTGataagaagctgaagtgcagggtggcGTCATCAGAATCGCTGATTTATATTGGCGGAGGTGAGATACTAATTTTTGAATGCTTAAATCTTCTAAATGCGAATTTTAATTCTTACATATAagactaacatattcatactaataGCTAAACACATCAATTTTGATTCCATCACtaatgtgtttattttaagtTAATTCATTCAGTTATATCCAAATCTACATTTATTGACAGCTGAATATCTGTTattatttgtgaccttggacccttaagtagcatgggtatatttgtagcaaaagccaacaatacattgtatttgtcaaaattatcgttttttcttctatggcaaaaatcattgggatattaagtaaagatcatgggaATATTTTGGAAAGTTACTACTATatcaatatatcaaaacttaatgtttgattaggaatttgcattgctaagaacttcatttggacaactttaaaattgattttctcaatatttagcttttttgcacccttagattttcaaatagttgtatctcggtcaaatattgttctatcctaacaaaccatacatcaatggaaagcttcatGGCTATGTTAGTTAAACTAGGATAACTTAGTTTTATGGCTTTAATAAAATTTTATGGTCTCTTCTCACTTACAAATGCTCCTTTTCACCTTTTTGCCACACTACATGAACAGATGCTATTATTTACTTCTCTCCTTGATTCAAAAGTGTGTGTAATTGATAACCACAGTCACATACAGTAAAAAAGAGACAGCACTGCATACATGATCACAGTGGTTTATTGTATGAAAAACTATGTGATATATATAAAAGTCCCGTTTCTGTCATAAACATTTGCACCTGAAATTAATTGCTAATTATTAGGCGTGTCCTTTTATGACAAACAGACTAAATATGGTAGTTTGGAACTGGATAAGCCCTTTTGGGAGAGATTTTGTTCTTCTGGTTTACCAGGTCACTGTTTCTCCAGTGTAGTCCAAGAATCCACCATGTTGCTTTTCAGTAAGACTGCCAATGACACGCAGCATCCCCTCCACACTTTCTTTTGGTTCAAGTGGTGCCTGgtgtaaataaaaacatacatgtAGCACACTAACatgcaatatttaaaataaatatagctTCAAGCTGCAAATTACGGCATAACCACACCAATGCAGTGTCCTTTGCAGTCATATCCCTCTCAGTGAATAAAGGAAAACTGTTTTgggacatacagtgccttgcaaaaatattcataccccttcatttttttcacattttgttttgttgcagcattatgttaaactgctttaaattagtctttcccacatcaatttacactctatacaccataataatgacaaagcaaaaacaagatttgcaaattttacaaatttattaaaattaaaacactgaaataagtacattgcataagtattcatacccttaactcagtacatagttgaagcacctttacagcctcaagtctttttgggtatgatgtgacaaactttgcacatctgcatttggcaattatctgccattttttacctcaccttttcacctctgaagatctgtcagcttggatgggggctggcagacattttctagagtcctagttgttccaatcatcttccattatggataatggaggctacatgcttctgtgaaccttcaatgcagtttttctgaactcttccctagatcattgccttaacgcaagtctgtcactgatttttgctctgatatgcattttcagctgttagaccttttctgagaggtgtgtgcctttctaaatcatactcatcattcaaatgaatttgccacagtttaactccactcgacgtgtagtaacatctagaagcaatataaatgctcctgagctaaatttcgagtgtcccagaaaagggtatgaatacttatgcaacgggatcttttcagttttttatttctaataaatttgcaaagttgttacaaaccggttttgtgctttgtcattatggtgtatgagatgtagattgatgtggaaaaaaagtaatttaaagctgtttaacataatgctgcaacaaaacaaagtgaaaaaatgaaggggtctgaatacttttgcaaggcactgtaggtgTGGTCCGAAAATGTATGTTTGACAGTGAAGGAATTATGACTTGAAAACTATGGAAATTGAAAGCATATGGTGCAATAGAGCATGACTTAAAAAGAAACACTCACCTCGTCTCCACCCAGTTCAGTTTTCACCCATCCTGGGTGAAGGGCCATGCAGAGGATCTCATCCGCCTTTAACTCTTCAGAAGCCAACACAGTCAGCATGTTAAAACCTGCCTATAGGTAAACATGATGTATGAGTTATACATGCctttttttaaacaagtattGAATTAAGTTATGCTTTATCCAGTGCCTAAGAATTACATTAGCATACCTTGCTCACTCCATATGGCAATGTCGGGAAAAAGCTGTATATGGAAGGCATTCTGGTCATGGATCCAGCCACAGTGGAGATATTGATTACAGCTGCTTTGTTACAGGACATGCCTGGTGTCCCGCTTGCTTTTGCTGCCTTTTGTAGGTATGGTAGGTACTCCTATAttatagaaaagaaaaaaaatatgtaagtTTATTCTCTTGGTGGCACATAAGCCCCAGATGTTTAGCCAGCAGGCCACTGGAGCAACACTTAAGTGGACAAATCCTTGTTTTAAAATAGCGAACAATGCTTTCTACATTACCCTAATGATTAATAAGGGTCCTATCACATTGGTGTTgaagttgtttttcatgtcctcAATGCTGCTGGTTAGAATTGTGCCTCTTGCTACGATTGCAGCATTATTCACAAGTAGGTTTAAACCGTTGTTTCCCAGTAGAGATCCCACATTCTTGGCAGACTCTTTGATACTAGATGGATCATCAGCATCTAATAGTAAAAGAACAAATGTCATGCAGCTGAAGTAAGCAATGAAATGGTAAATCTCaaacttttcaaaaaaaaaagtgaaaatttaaAATGCACAAAGAAGGAGAAGTGCACATTTACCAAGACGTATGATAGTGATCACACTTGGATGCTTTTTTGCCAGTTGTCTCAATGCCTTAAGGAAgataaaatacataattaaacaAGGCACATTATAATTTCTCCTTTATTTGTGTTAGCCATTCATAACTCACCTCAGACTTGGGTCCATCTGGGTCACGACATGTAGCAAAAATATGCTGTTTAGGACAAGCGTTCTCAGAGAACTGCTTAACCATTTCTAAGCCCAAGCCTCGGTTGGCTCCGGTGATCAAGATATTGCATGCTTTCACTGCTGCCATTTTTCTGTCAGGTTGCTTCTGTCATCCAGTCTGCCTCACCTGTGCTTTTTATGCGAACTCATGTAAACGACACGCCCATATTTCATTGATGTATTGTGCTGTGTCATGCTGTGTGACTGAGAAAATGATAAACGATATGAacagacatttttttttgtgCGAAATACAACAATGACAGCTTCTTATTGCTTGATAACTGAACAATAACACACCTGGGTGGAACATAGTAATTGGTTATTCAAATAAAGGTGAAGTCCCATTGAAAACTTGTAtagaaaacaaaagtaatgagTAACGCTTCTATTGTTGCATGGTATGGTATAAGTCTTTGTAAGTCAAATTGTGTAGTGTGGCTTTGAAAACCCCAGCAAGAAGTGCATTATCATAGTCAATGCAAGAAAAGACAAAGGTGTTTCCTCTGATTTCTTCCAATGATGGAGAAATGTAGTCCATTTTGAACCTGTCGGCTTTTTGAATAAGAGCcttgtttttttctcttcttcTTGCTGCCTTAATCATTTGAAACGTGAGGCACAACCACAACTGCAGAGTCTTCAACTGGGACGATTGGGAGGGGTGCATAGCAGAAATCACATTTTCTGTTTCTTGTCTTGGTTTTATAGCCTTTGGCTCCACATAGTCAGGCTGTGAAGATCTGCCCTGCAGCTTGGACCCTGGTTTATCTTGTACCTGTCTGAGCTGTGCTATCAAAGCTGCCATCTTCACAATGTAAACAAAGTCTGGTGTTAGAAATAGTATTGAGAATCATGTCTTCGTTCAAATGTAATCATTTACAATAGCCTATGTACGCTTTCGGACAGAAAAATGATCTGAGACAATCAGATTTGACTACGCTTACTCTAATATTAACAGTTATGAAACATCTACGAACATCTGCTACTCACACTGCCTCTGGTGAGATGCCAAAACTGTGACACAGCAATTCACCTGGCGctgttttatttgtattagaAACACCTATCAACATCAACCACACAAACTTGCGAATGCTGCCTGTAATCATCAGTATTAACTGTAATTGTATGAAGCAATTGTCAGTATGTACTGAGCTATACAAAGGCTACTATAGTCTACTAATTTTTTTCTCTAGTAAGAAATCATTCAACGAGTGTTTGTCACCACTGTTTGATGATATCCTACAGATGCTTAAAAAACACtaccctttttttttaaataggctcattctccaactccccccgagttaataagttgaattttaccgttttgaaatccattcatccGTTCTcccgttctggcgatatcacttttagcatagcttagcatgaccaacgagtttcgatatttttgactcttctgtagttatattgtgtactgatacctagggctgggaatcgattccaaaaagaatcgattcctcgattccgaggcattgggaatcgagagtcgattccaacgtttggaatcgatcctctcatggggaatcgactcctcattcagagccgttttctgttcatcaaaacttacctcttaaacggaaggctgcattccatgaaagctgcatatttcggctgtaagtcatcaaacgtcgattgacgaaaataaacgtaataaaaacgactcattactaaactcgtctgagtttaaggatgcagccttcagtttgagaagcacccattaatttgcctcttgctcgctaatagttatagtctgatacatttccacaAAAAGATTCGTTCGaatagatcatttaaatgaaccagttcaaaaaacgattcagatgttattttacgggagaacaggctcatgatgtccacaattttgagcgctgcaggacagaatagatcatgacgtgtcttgatcttatttacatcttaaataaatgctattttttaatctttctatcagccaatgataactctgaaagaaaacgcagagagctcgtatcagtggccgagagcgcatctgattacgccacgagctcttatatcatcctgcatttattgcgatattatagctcttatatcagtgttgttgttaaagttctgtttattttgtttcagtttatagtttgctaattttgtcattttatacacgtcacgtcttatttttattcattcaataaatgcatgtccactgctgagctgtgggttatgactaatttcctgggcaatgaattacaatttgaaatcagtcagagctacagaaaaatagtatatattatatatatatatatatatatatatatatatatatatatatatatatatatctttttttttttttttttttttttacaaatgaagcttcatattatgagaaggtaactttatacaACCTTTACATCCTgtatttattgcgaaattagcttcctccaatctaaaaaacaagaatctaaaaagaatcgaaacaacagtgaggaatcgattctggaatcgaatccaatcgattccagaaccaggaatcggaatcggaatcgattccaaaattttcggaatcgaacagccctactgataccagcggaaaatgtaaagctgcggttttctaggcctataagattaggaactacactcccattccggcgtaatagtcaaggaagtttgctgccgtaatacgGCTGAAACAGGTGGAGTAAATtaaatatcacacagcgcctgaaattagttcccagcttggttagcatttgcacatgtgctgcgtgatattactgcgcctgcttcggccatgttacggcagcaaacttccttgactcttacgccggaatgggagtgtagttcctaatcttatcagcctagaaaatcgcatctttacattttccgccggtattagtacacgatataactacagaagagtcaagttttaaataggacaaatatcgaaacttgttggtcatttttgaatgcaatgctattggtctaataggattcaatgatctatgctaagctatgctaaaagaacaggagaacggctgaatggatttcaaaacggtaaaactcaacttattaactcggggggagttgaagagtgagcctatttccaaaaaagtggagtgttcctttaagtatacAAGTAGTTTAAGTAAGTTCCATCACAAGTAGTGGGACAAGATTTACTTCAGCAAAGTGTAGGATTATATCTTGTAAGCACATTTGTCAGCACTGGGACTTCTCTCTGTCTTCTCTTCTTCTCTGATCGTTCAAGACAGGCTGTCACTATCAGTGGTTTTTCTGCAGGTTACAGTACATCATTACGCCAGTAGATGGCGGCAAGTGATTGTCTGTATGAGTCATTAAACAAATCTTTCACCCAGTTTATTAAAGGCAAATAATTCATTTAGAAACGAAACAGCACTGTACATTCGTTGGAGGTGCAAAAAGCATTAGGGATTAAacagtttgttttaattttattgttcatTGTTATTGTTTCCTCCTGACTTAATCATTTACATTTAAGTATATTATTGAAATCCAGCTTGAGAGCACTCTTGATTGCCCCTGAactaattgaaataataaaaactattaaaatctgTTGCTGTTATGACACCCCTAAAATATAGACCTGTACATGATTTATAGAATTACAAAATTTCTATGTGAACAACTTCTAAGCGGATAGCTCTTGTCCAGAATGTGCAATCACATTTACAGTTTACAAAGTGATTAcaagtcgaaagtttacatacaccttgcagaatctgctaaatgatcattattgtaccaaaataagaggatcatacaaaatgcatgttattactgacctgaataagatatttcacacaaaagatgtttacatatagagaaaacaatagttgaatttacacttgattcttac is part of the Garra rufa chromosome 1, GarRuf1.0, whole genome shotgun sequence genome and harbors:
- the LOC141344372 gene encoding C-signal-like — its product is MAAVKACNILITGANRGLGLEMVKQFSENACPKQHIFATCRDPDGPKSEALRQLAKKHPSVITIIRLDADDPSSIKESAKNVGSLLGNNGLNLLVNNAAIVARGTILTSSIEDMKNNFNTNVIGPLLIIREYLPYLQKAAKASGTPGMSCNKAAVINISTVAGSMTRMPSIYSFFPTLPYGVSKAGFNMLTVLASEELKADEILCMALHPGWVKTELGGDEAPLEPKESVEGMLRVIGSLTEKQHGGFLDYTGETVTW